In Myxococcales bacterium, a single genomic region encodes these proteins:
- a CDS encoding adenosylhomocysteinase, whose amino-acid sequence MNYKVKDISLADWGRKEITIAETEMPGLMALRAEFGKQKPLKGSRIAGCLHMTVQTAVLIETLIELGAEVTWTTCNIFSTQDHAAAAIAAAGIPVFAWKGETEEEYNECIEMQLKAFKGGKGPNMILDDGGDLTIICHEKHPELFTGNDPIRGLSEETTTGVHRLYEMHKKGTLKVPAINVNDSVTKSKFDNLYGCRESLADGIKRATGVMFAGKVACVAGYGDVGKGCAHSLRSYGARVIVTEIDPINALQAAMEGFQVATMEKAAPQADIFVTATGCMNVVRPEHLKAMKDQAIMCNIGHFDCEIDVAWLEKNPEIKEVNIKPQVDQFVFPDGKKITLLARGRLVNLGCANGHPSFVMSTSFSNQVLAQIALWTETKNYPLGVHVLPKKLDEKVAALHLGKLGVELTQLSKDQAEYLNVPQDGPFKPEHYRY is encoded by the coding sequence ATGAACTACAAGGTCAAAGACATCTCGCTCGCCGATTGGGGCCGCAAAGAGATCACCATCGCCGAGACCGAGATGCCGGGCCTCATGGCGCTCCGCGCGGAGTTCGGCAAGCAGAAGCCGCTCAAGGGCTCGCGCATCGCCGGCTGCTTGCACATGACCGTGCAGACGGCTGTCCTCATCGAGACGCTGATCGAGCTCGGCGCGGAAGTCACCTGGACGACGTGCAACATCTTCTCGACGCAGGATCACGCGGCCGCGGCCATCGCCGCCGCCGGCATCCCCGTCTTCGCCTGGAAGGGCGAGACCGAGGAGGAATACAACGAGTGCATCGAGATGCAGCTCAAGGCGTTCAAGGGCGGCAAGGGCCCGAACATGATCCTCGACGACGGCGGTGACCTCACGATCATCTGCCACGAGAAGCACCCCGAGCTCTTCACCGGCAACGATCCGATCCGCGGCCTGTCCGAGGAGACGACCACGGGCGTGCACCGCCTCTACGAGATGCACAAGAAGGGCACCCTCAAGGTCCCCGCCATCAACGTCAACGACTCGGTCACCAAGTCGAAGTTCGACAACCTCTACGGCTGTCGCGAGTCGCTTGCCGACGGTATCAAGCGCGCCACCGGCGTCATGTTCGCCGGCAAGGTCGCTTGCGTCGCCGGCTACGGCGACGTCGGCAAGGGCTGCGCGCACTCGCTCCGCAGCTACGGCGCCCGCGTCATCGTCACGGAGATCGACCCCATCAACGCCCTCCAGGCGGCGATGGAAGGTTTCCAGGTGGCGACGATGGAGAAGGCGGCCCCGCAAGCCGACATCTTCGTGACGGCGACGGGCTGCATGAACGTCGTTCGCCCCGAGCACCTCAAGGCCATGAAGGATCAGGCCATCATGTGCAACATCGGCCACTTCGACTGCGAGATCGACGTCGCGTGGCTCGAGAAGAACCCCGAGATCAAGGAAGTGAACATCAAGCCGCAGGTCGACCAGTTCGTCTTCCCCGACGGCAAGAAGATCACGCTCCTCGCCCGCGGTCGCCTCGTGAACCTCGGCTGCGCCAACGGCCACCCGTCGTTCGTCATGTCGACGTCGTTCTCGAACCAGGTCCTCGCGCAAATCGCGCTCTGGACCGAGACGAAGAACTACCCCCTCGGCGTGCACGTGCTCCCGAAGAAGCTCGACGAGAAGGTCGCCGCGCTCCACCTCGGCAAGCTCGGCGTGGAGCTGACGCAGCTCTCGAAGGACCAGGCCGAATACCTCAACGTCCCGCAAGACGGCCCCTTCAAGCCCGAGCACTACCGCTACTGA
- a CDS encoding sigma 54-interacting transcriptional regulator — translation MLWEGGTAVREIAEGTSFVIGRAIECDLHVLHPSLSRKHVAVHVGAALTVEDLGSSNGTRVAGRPIPPHVRVGVEHGAVIEAGAVVIVMQRHGGASSPETSGASKTPGLDTERLTQLVANSELSTLLVGETGVGKELMAERIHRGSRRASGPFMRLNCAALTETLLESELFGHERGSFTGAVASKMGLFEAAAGGTVFLDEVGEMPLSTQAKLLRVLENREVLRVGGLEPRPIDVRFVAATNRELPRLVEEGAFRRDLYFRLNGITLTIPPLRERPDAIMPLAREFVARATPKGMSAPRFTPAAEAALQAHTWPGNIRELKNTVERAVVLSQGETIGREHLLVEAPYRPMAPPGPASPSVPAAPDRGDALRTEVADFERAKIVAALEQAGGHQGRAADILGISRRTLVSRLSAYGLTKRRGP, via the coding sequence ATCCTCTGGGAGGGGGGCACGGCGGTCCGCGAGATCGCCGAAGGGACATCGTTCGTCATCGGCCGAGCCATTGAGTGCGATCTGCACGTGCTCCACCCGTCGCTCTCACGCAAGCATGTTGCCGTGCATGTCGGGGCTGCGTTGACCGTTGAAGACCTTGGCAGCAGCAACGGTACACGGGTCGCGGGGCGCCCGATCCCGCCGCACGTTCGCGTGGGCGTGGAGCACGGCGCGGTGATCGAGGCGGGCGCCGTCGTCATCGTGATGCAGCGCCACGGCGGCGCCTCGTCACCCGAGACGTCCGGTGCTTCCAAGACACCAGGCCTCGACACCGAGCGGCTCACGCAACTCGTCGCGAACAGCGAACTGTCTACGTTGCTCGTTGGCGAAACGGGGGTGGGCAAGGAGTTGATGGCGGAGCGCATCCACCGGGGCTCGCGCCGCGCCTCCGGGCCCTTCATGCGGCTCAACTGCGCCGCGCTCACCGAGACACTTCTCGAGAGCGAGCTGTTCGGTCATGAGCGGGGCTCGTTCACCGGCGCCGTGGCGAGCAAGATGGGCCTCTTCGAGGCCGCCGCCGGCGGCACCGTGTTCCTCGACGAGGTCGGCGAGATGCCGCTCTCCACGCAGGCGAAACTGCTCCGCGTCCTTGAGAACCGCGAAGTGCTCCGCGTGGGCGGCCTCGAGCCCCGCCCCATCGACGTGCGATTTGTTGCGGCGACGAACCGCGAGCTCCCGCGACTCGTCGAGGAAGGGGCGTTCCGTCGCGACCTGTACTTCCGTTTGAACGGCATCACCCTGACGATTCCGCCGCTTCGCGAACGCCCCGACGCGATCATGCCTCTGGCGCGCGAGTTTGTCGCGCGCGCCACGCCTAAGGGCATGAGCGCGCCCCGCTTCACGCCCGCCGCGGAGGCCGCGCTCCAGGCCCACACCTGGCCTGGCAACATCCGCGAGCTCAAGAACACCGTCGAGCGCGCCGTCGTGCTCTCGCAAGGGGAGACCATCGGCCGCGAGCACCTGCTGGTGGAGGCGCCCTACCGACCCATGGCGCCACCGGGCCCGGCGTCCCCATCCGTTCCGGCGGCGCCCGACCGCGGCGACGCGTTGCGCACAGAAGTCGCTGACTTCGAGCGGGCAAAGATCGTCGCGGCGTTGGAGCAAGCGGGAGGCCACCAAGGGCGGGCCGCTGACATCCTTGGCATCTCGCGTCGAACGTTGGTCTCGCGTCTCTCGGCGTACGGTCTCACGAAGCGCCGCGGTCCTTGA
- a CDS encoding metalloregulator ArsR/SmtB family transcription factor has product MQDVTATRWDLYRVLAEPVRLRLLALTAAEELTIGELAEILGESQPNVSRHVAPLRAAGLVALRTQGTRSLVKLRDEVRRDPVVADALGSGHGLCSADGSLARVLDVVRARDAASREYFESPRGSKTDAGPASELGAYLAALSMLLPRRRFAIDAGTGDGGLLDVLAPSFDEVVALDRSEAQLARARERITRRGFGNVALALGEVGAPDVERMAAERGGADVVFAVRLLHHAPRPPELLASLLRLLAPGGAAVVVDYAPHEDEAMRAHADVWLGFEPTDLRAMAEGAGFAEARVAPIFGALVGAAGPDAHLPWQVLVAKKRSAGSPAET; this is encoded by the coding sequence GTGCAGGACGTCACCGCGACCCGCTGGGATCTGTACCGCGTCCTCGCGGAGCCCGTGCGCCTGCGGCTCCTCGCCCTGACCGCCGCGGAGGAGCTCACCATCGGCGAGCTCGCGGAGATCCTCGGCGAGAGCCAGCCGAACGTGTCACGGCACGTGGCGCCGCTCCGCGCCGCCGGCCTCGTCGCGCTCCGGACGCAGGGGACACGTTCGCTGGTGAAGCTCCGTGACGAAGTGCGGCGCGATCCCGTGGTCGCGGACGCGCTCGGCAGCGGCCACGGCCTCTGCTCCGCCGATGGGAGCTTGGCCCGCGTGCTCGACGTGGTGCGCGCTCGCGACGCCGCGTCGCGCGAGTACTTCGAGAGCCCACGCGGCTCCAAGACGGACGCGGGGCCCGCGAGCGAGCTCGGCGCCTACCTCGCCGCGCTCTCGATGCTCCTGCCGCGCCGCCGCTTCGCCATCGACGCCGGGACCGGCGACGGTGGCCTCCTCGACGTGCTCGCGCCTTCCTTCGACGAGGTCGTCGCCCTCGATCGTTCGGAGGCGCAACTCGCGCGCGCGCGCGAGCGAATCACGCGCCGCGGCTTCGGCAACGTCGCCCTGGCGCTCGGCGAGGTGGGTGCCCCTGACGTGGAGCGCATGGCTGCGGAGCGCGGTGGCGCCGACGTCGTCTTCGCCGTCCGATTGCTCCACCATGCGCCGCGACCGCCGGAGCTGCTCGCGTCGCTCTTGCGACTGCTGGCGCCGGGCGGTGCCGCTGTTGTGGTCGACTACGCGCCCCACGAGGACGAGGCCATGCGCGCCCATGCGGACGTGTGGCTCGGCTTCGAACCGACGGACCTTCGCGCCATGGCCGAGGGCGCCGGCTTCGCCGAAGCTCGCGTCGCGCCCATTTTCGGCGCGCTCGTTGGCGCGGCTGGGCCCGACGCGCATCTGCCATGGCAGGTCCTTGTCGCGAAGAAGAGATCCGCGGGTTCGCCCGCCGAGACATGA